The Paenibacillus swuensis genome contains the following window.
TGGACTTGTAAGAGTGGAGAACGGCGCGGTTGAGCTCAACTAACGCCTGATCCTTCCATAGTGACGTGTTCGTGGATGTATCGAGTCCGAAAATTTCCGCAACGGCCGGCAATTGATTGTAGCGGTCCTTGTCCGCAAGGTTTCGCGCCCCGATCTCTGTTCCCATATACCAACCGTTGAACGGCGCAGCCGTGTACTGCAGCCCGCCGAGATCCAGAGTCATATCGGAGATGAAGGGAACGGCATACCACCGGAGTCCCAGTTCAGCAAATTCCTCGTTTTCCGGATGGCTTAAAGGCACCTCAAGGACAAGCTCGTCCGGAATGGCAAACCACCGCGGCGTTCGGTCATTGATCTGGATTAACAATGGCAAAATATCGTAAGCCGTTCCGGCGCCGCGCCAGCCCAAATGCATACACAACTGGGTAAACGCAACGGACCCCGGATCACCTGTTACCCCTTCGGGCGCGGCGTAACCGGCATAACGTACTAACTGATGATTGAGAATTCGGATGACCCGGCCCTCTGCGGCAGGAGCAAAAACCGTAATCGCCGCACGTACTCTGCCCTCATTCGTTGCATAAGCCATATGAGCTAAAAGCGCTTCGGCTACGGCTTCCTCGGTGTCCGCTCCGCGGGCGTCGAACAGGTCCAGCCCTTCCCAGAATAACCTGCCGATGCATCTGCTGTTATTTCTCCATGCCATCCGCGACCCGTAGGTCAGTTCCTCCAAGGTATGGGTGTACGTACCTTCCCGATCCCATTCGCGCTCCACTTCTTCCAATCTTTGTTCCGTTTGTTCAGGGGATTTCCCTAACTCTTTATAACAAATACGGATAAAGGCCAATGCTTCTTCCTTGCTCCGCTCTTCATGCTCTGTAGTCATAATTACCTAGTTCCTCCATGCTGAAAATCCTACATACTCCATTATATAGAAGAGTACACTTAAATCCAAAATATCCATCTAATGTTACATATATTGACATACAACTCGAATCCCCTTATCATGATTCTTATATAGCGTTATGGTGTTATATTATTTAACATTATCCGAACATGGGAGGGGAGCGCCTATGCGCAAAATGGAACGAATCCAAAGCGCGCCCTATCCGCTGGAAGGCTTTTACGATGAGATGTTCTGTGAAGGCCCCGGAGTGCGTACCCATTATGACCAAGTCTATCAACGGTTTGCCGCAATTCATAAGGAAGAACTCTCCGCTAAGCAAAGGGCAACCGAGCGAAGAATGATGGAAGAAGGCATCACGTTCACGCTCTATAATCCGGATCAGATGCAGCCGTTGGAACGAACGATCCCTTTTGACCTCATCCCGAGAATCATCCCCAAGAATGAATGGCTTCGTCTGGAAGCCGGATTAATTCAACGGGTGAAGGCCTTGAACCGTTTTGTACACGATGTGTATCATGAACAACGGATCATTAAGGCGGGGATTGTGCCTCGCAAGATGATTGTGGCGAACTGCTACTTCCGTCCTGAAATGAAGGGGGTAGAGGTGCCCGGCGGCAATTATATTACAACATCCGGTATCGATTTAATTCGCGATCATCAGGGTGAATATTACGTGCTTGAAGATAATTTACGCTCCCCTTCCGGTTTCTCCTATCTGTTCAAAAGCCGCACCATGATGAACCGCTTGTTTCCGGAGCTTGCTTTCTCTTGTTCCATACGGGATGTGGAGCACAGCTTGAATCATTTCCTTACCGTACTCCGCAGTCTTTCTCCCAATCGCAACCGAGAGCCCGTCATCGCCTTGTTGACCCCCGGGCAATATAATTCCGCTTATTATGAACATACATTTCTGGCTCAGCAGATGGGAATCCATCTTGTGGAGGGCCGCGATTTAACCATTATGGATCACAAAGTGTATATGCGAGGTCTCAAAGGTTTGCGCCAAGTCGACGTCATCTACCGAAGGATCGACGATGAGTATCTGGATCCGCTCAGCTTTAGCCCGGATTCCATGCTGGGTCTGGCAGGCATTATGAACGCTTACCGCGCGGGGAATTTAGCCATCGCCAATGCGCCGGGTACGGGGGTCGCGGATGACAAAGCCATCTATATTTACGTGCCGGATATGATTCGCTTTTATTTGCAGGAAGAGCCGATTCTGAACAATGTGCCTACCTATTTGATGAGCGATGACGCCGATAGGGCTTTTGTATTGGAAAACCTGCAGGAGATGGTCGTGAAGGAAACTTCCTTATCCGGAGGATACGGCATGCTGATTGGGCCGGCGGCATCGGCGCAAGAGCTGAAGGATTTTGCCATGAATATTCGAAACTACCCCGGCCGCTATATCGCGCAGCCTACCGTCCAACTTTCCCGCGCCCCGGTTATGCAACAAGGCAGTATGGTGCCGAGACATGTGGATTTAAGAGCTTTTGTGCTGGCTGGTGCGAATGAGAGTTTTCATGTGGTTCCCGGGGGGCTCACCCGCGTGGCGATGACCGAAGGTTCGCTCGTTGTTAATTCTTCGCAAGGCGGAGGTTGCAAGGATACATGGGTGTTGAGTTAAAGCGCGAGTCCATTGCGGATGTGAAAAAAGGAGAGATGCGGCATGCTGAATCGGAATGCGGAAGCTCTGTTCTGGGTGGGAAGGTATATTGAACGGGCGGAAAACCATGCAAGATTAATCAATGTCCACTATCATATCCAGCATGAAGGGGATTTCGACAGCGAAGAGCATAAGTGGGCCCGGCTGATTGACGCGCTCGGTTTGCGTAAAGGGTATATGGAGCAGTTCACCTCGTTTACGGAACGCGACGTGCTTTCATTCATTACGCTGGATCGGGGCAACTCGAATTCTTTGTTTTCTTGTGTAAGTCAGGCCAGGAATAACCTGAGAACGCTGCGGGAGAAGTTGCCCAGTGAGCTGTGGGACATGATGAATTCCTTCTATTTATGGCTCGGGGAGAAGCAAGTGAACGATATTTTCAGAGAATCGCCGGATCCTTTCTACACGCAAATTAAAGAGAGAGCCGCCATGTTCTATGGAGCGGAACAATCGGTGATGCCCCGGGAGAATGAATGGCACTTCATGGAGAGCGGACGATTTCTGGAACGGGCGGAGAACACGGTTCGCATTGTCCATTCGGTCGCGGGTGCGATTAAGGAAGATCAGGCGCCTCCTTATCCGTATTTACTGGCGATATTGAAATCGGTGAGCGGCTATCAGGCCTTCCGCAAATATTACGCGGACGCGGTATCGATTGAGCCCATACTAGAATTTTTGCTGGTCAACACGAAATTCCCCCGATCCGTACACTATGCGTTCGCGATGATGGAGCAGCACCTGGAGGGCATCGAGTTGGAATCGCCGGAAACCTTGGTTCCGAGGCAACGGGCCATTCGGCAAGCAGGTAAAATTAAAGCGGACCTCGCCTATCTCGAAAGAGAAGATTTGAGATTGCCTTATGTATTGCCGATTCTGGACCATATGGCTCAAGCTTGTCAGAAACTGGGGGGTTCGATGGCGTCCGCCTTTTTTCAGATGGAGGGAGCTTCCGCATGAAGTTGCAAATTTACCACACCACACGTTACCTCTACGAGGAAGCCGTTACGGACAGCGTCAACGAGCTTCGGCTTACGCCGCGGACCAATGAAAGACAATCTTGTTATCATCATGAAGTCCTTGTGGAACCTGCGGCGTCTATGCTGACTTATGAAGATTATTTCGGCAACCGGGTGCATGCGTTCACAGTTAATCAGCCGCATAAAGAGCTGGTCATCCGTACCCGTGCAACGGTAGTTACGATGGACGGGTTGATTAAGGAATCCGCAAAGATGTCGCCGGTGGAAGAATGGGGACGATTGCGCGGCGAAGAGCTGCAAAACCGCTACATTGAATATCTGTTGCCGACGGCCTATACGGATCAGACTCAGGAAGTTCGTAATTATGCCAACCGCTATCCTTTTGATGGTAGCGGTGGTTTGGCCCTATGGACGCGGCGGCTTTCCTCCGGGATCCACGCGGATTTCACGTATGATCCGGAGGTATCCGACGTGCATACCACCGTTAGCCAGACGCTGCAGCTTCGCCGCGGCGTCTGCCAGGACTACGCACACCTGATGATATCGGTGTGCAAGGTGATGGGGATACCCGCGAGATACGTGAGCGGGTATCATTATGTGGGCGACCTGCAGGGCGGGAGCGCGGACTTCGAGCAGGCGTCTCACGCCTGGGTCGAAGTGTACGTGCCCGGCCCGGGCTGGGTCGGCCACGATCCGACCAACGACGCGGAGGTCGATTGGCGTTATGTGAAGTTGGGGCACGGCCGGGACTACAAGGACATCGTGCCCGTCAAGGGCGTCTACCGCGGCTCGGGCGCACAGCGCCTCGAGGTGAAGGTGGACGTGAGCCGGGTGGAGGGCTGACGCCTGGCTGGGGCGGGGGCTGCGCGAGGCTGCGCCCGCTAGCGGCGCGAAAGGCCGTTGGAGCGAGGGCTTGGCCGGCTAACGGCGCCAAAGGCCGTAAGAGCGCGAGGCTTCGCTCGCTAGCGGCGCAAAAGTCCGTTAGAGCGCGAGCCAAGTCCGCTAACGGCGCAAAAGGCCGTTAGAGCGCGAGCCCGGTCCGCTAACGGCGCCAAAGGCCGTAAGAGTGCGAACCAGGCCCGCTAACGGCGCAAAAGGCCATTGGAGCGCGAGCCCGGTCCGCTAACGGCGCCAAAGGCCGTAAGAGCGCGAGCCAAGCCCGCTAACGGCGCCAAAGGCCGTTAGAGCGCGAGCCCGGCCCGCTAACGGCGCCAAAGGCCGTTAGAGCGCGAGCTCGGTCCGCTAACGGCGCCAAAGGCCGTTAGAGCGCGAATCTGCACTAGCTAACGGCCCTCCCGCCTACAACACCGCGAAGTAGGCTCTCGATTTCTCCACCAGGGTAGCCGTATCCAGCTGAAAGCCGGTCCCGTAGAGCGATTCGCATGTAGTGCAGAGCGGTTGCGGCTCAGGGTATGCATCCTCTGTCAGCCAAGCTCCTTCCAAGCTCAGGGAGACCACTTGCATTGCCGTGCATCCCGGGCCAATTAGATAGTCTTTATGGAAGCTTAACGCGTATCCTTGTCTCCGCAGACGACTGGCTTGCTCTACCGTATCCAACAAAGAATGCTGAGCATTCTTTGTTGGATATGAAGAACGGGGACGCCATGCTCCGCATCGAATGGAACAGCGCCTGTCATGTGACCGAGGGTTGCCTGATTCGCGGAATACAGC
Protein-coding sequences here:
- a CDS encoding nitric oxide synthase oxygenase; translated protein: MTTEHEERSKEEALAFIRICYKELGKSPEQTEQRLEEVEREWDREGTYTHTLEELTYGSRMAWRNNSRCIGRLFWEGLDLFDARGADTEEAVAEALLAHMAYATNEGRVRAAITVFAPAAEGRVIRILNHQLVRYAGYAAPEGVTGDPGSVAFTQLCMHLGWRGAGTAYDILPLLIQINDRTPRWFAIPDELVLEVPLSHPENEEFAELGLRWYAVPFISDMTLDLGGLQYTAAPFNGWYMGTEIGARNLADKDRYNQLPAVAEIFGLDTSTNTSLWKDQALVELNRAVLHSYKSKGVSIVDHHSAAEQFAIFERKEAACGREVNGRWSWLIPPMSPATTQVWHKPYAETDMKPNYRHARCPYPHG
- a CDS encoding circularly permuted type 2 ATP-grasp protein translates to MRKMERIQSAPYPLEGFYDEMFCEGPGVRTHYDQVYQRFAAIHKEELSAKQRATERRMMEEGITFTLYNPDQMQPLERTIPFDLIPRIIPKNEWLRLEAGLIQRVKALNRFVHDVYHEQRIIKAGIVPRKMIVANCYFRPEMKGVEVPGGNYITTSGIDLIRDHQGEYYVLEDNLRSPSGFSYLFKSRTMMNRLFPELAFSCSIRDVEHSLNHFLTVLRSLSPNRNREPVIALLTPGQYNSAYYEHTFLAQQMGIHLVEGRDLTIMDHKVYMRGLKGLRQVDVIYRRIDDEYLDPLSFSPDSMLGLAGIMNAYRAGNLAIANAPGTGVADDKAIYIYVPDMIRFYLQEEPILNNVPTYLMSDDADRAFVLENLQEMVVKETSLSGGYGMLIGPAASAQELKDFAMNIRNYPGRYIAQPTVQLSRAPVMQQGSMVPRHVDLRAFVLAGANESFHVVPGGLTRVAMTEGSLVVNSSQGGGCKDTWVLS
- a CDS encoding alpha-E domain-containing protein produces the protein MLNRNAEALFWVGRYIERAENHARLINVHYHIQHEGDFDSEEHKWARLIDALGLRKGYMEQFTSFTERDVLSFITLDRGNSNSLFSCVSQARNNLRTLREKLPSELWDMMNSFYLWLGEKQVNDIFRESPDPFYTQIKERAAMFYGAEQSVMPRENEWHFMESGRFLERAENTVRIVHSVAGAIKEDQAPPYPYLLAILKSVSGYQAFRKYYADAVSIEPILEFLLVNTKFPRSVHYAFAMMEQHLEGIELESPETLVPRQRAIRQAGKIKADLAYLEREDLRLPYVLPILDHMAQACQKLGGSMASAFFQMEGASA
- a CDS encoding transglutaminase family protein gives rise to the protein MKLQIYHTTRYLYEEAVTDSVNELRLTPRTNERQSCYHHEVLVEPAASMLTYEDYFGNRVHAFTVNQPHKELVIRTRATVVTMDGLIKESAKMSPVEEWGRLRGEELQNRYIEYLLPTAYTDQTQEVRNYANRYPFDGSGGLALWTRRLSSGIHADFTYDPEVSDVHTTVSQTLQLRRGVCQDYAHLMISVCKVMGIPARYVSGYHYVGDLQGGSADFEQASHAWVEVYVPGPGWVGHDPTNDAEVDWRYVKLGHGRDYKDIVPVKGVYRGSGAQRLEVKVDVSRVEG